Genomic segment of Hylaeus volcanicus isolate JK05 chromosome 6, UHH_iyHylVolc1.0_haploid, whole genome shotgun sequence:
ttGTACTCATTCTTACTGTCTCGTTTATCGTTTCTTTCACATCTTCGAACATTGCTTCGAATTGCTTAGAAGAAAGTGGAATGAAACACTTAATAAAATCAGGACACATTCTACGGTAAATTTTGCTTGTGAGCTTATTCCATTTAACCATCTGTATGTCGTGTTTTTCCGCGTTTATAAGATAATGTTCTAGGAACTACAAGTTTTGTTGTTTTAGTAATAATCTCAATTAATTCACACAAAAAATAAACCTAACGCTACAAAACACAAAAACTCATCATATATGTTCTATCTATAGACCATTCAGAGTATCATGTAGCTGCAATGTATGAACATAACCTCAATTATAAAGAGATGCTAAAAATGTGTAAGTGCCTATGCTGTCTGGAACAAGGAACTAAACAAACAGCAAAGCAAAAAACTAGATAAATGATGGTCTTTCAGCAGCATGATTTTATGAATGCTCATCTAAAATACATACACGAAGTGTACAATTAAAAGCGTATCGACGAATTCTAGCTTTTCTCACATGTTCATTGTTGCGCGAAGATAAACGAGTTTCCCTCTTACGATGTTTCTATACCACTCTTAAACTTTCCCCCGGATACAAGAGTCTCTCTGGGGCTCTTTTCCCTACATttgtttgtcttttttttttttaattaacacgcATGTGTCGCACGCTTAGCCCCATCGCATGCTCGCTTAATCGACTAGTCACGTTTGTAGATGCACCTTATCGTTCTCATTCCGCGTCTAATGCATTACTGTTTTACTTTGAATTCCCCTTCATCGTGCCCATTTGTCGTCCACCACGCAGGTAGACGCAGCATCAGCGAgaacttcttttctttctcacAGCGAACCTAAGgactcgattcgattcgagtcAATCGCCAGTGTTATCTGATTATGAGGTTTTATCCTCACACTGTATCTTCTATCATGCCCATCCTGCGACTCGGGCAAATCGATGCGGCAATGTGACCAGCCAATTAAAAGGGGAAGTTCAACGATACGCCTTCGCCCTTTCCGCCCATGCGAATAAGTCCACGCTGGGGATGGCTTCGAAGTCCGTGCAGGATGTCATCTCGTTTCTGTTGAAAGACATGAgaattattctatttactGTCTCAAACATATTCGGACACCGATATATTaagtagactggaaagtaatgtcgtttcttttacattaaattcaaccagatttttaataaatttctatttttaatcagttaTGCAATCGCcatcgttatcaacagccttttgtcatctattgtgcaaattttcaatgccagatcgataaaaatcaacgagttgagtgataaataagtatttaaaaacgacgttttttccagtccacctaatagtTCACAACTGTGACTATGTGATCGAAGCGAAAGAAGCATTCCAAACTTACCCTGGCTGTGGCCTGAGGAAAACATTGGGCTGCATGTGTGTAATGCCGTTTCCGTTGTCGCAGAATATTCTCGCTAGTGTCACGTTCTGTATCTCTTCCATTTGCTCtgtaacaaaatgtttatttaaatatatgtacccTTAATGTCGAAGGTAATCTCAAGTAATGCCTATTGAAGATTGGATTAGTTCTTACCTGTTGTGAAAGGATAAGGCTGAAATACAGAATCGTAGAAGTATCTGTCGGTGCGACGGGTTCGTGCAAATTGTTCAAAAATCAAACAGCGGAAAGTTGGTCCCAATAGCCCGTCATCCGCTGATCTTTCAGCCATTCCGCCAATAATGAGGTCTACATCATTAGGATGGGCGTAAAGCGTACGCAATTTCTTGATCATCTGTTAACAAAATACGTAACATTTTATAGCTCTGATCCTAGATAAGAACATTACttcatcaattatttcatttaagaaatatttacctcCTGTGGAATGTAATCTAAGAAGTCGTCAAAATTCTTCGCAGCCGGAAGTCCGCAGAATTTACGGTAGTGATTGTAACCTGGTAAACCATGGTCACGGCCGCGTTGAATGTCCAAACTGATAGCATCTAAACCAAGGTTGTTGTTGTCGTCTTTACTTGCGAACAATCTGCTGGTTACCTAAAACaacatgaataattattaatatagcTCAAAAATCACTCTTATCTGTTACTGTAAAAACAGTAACGCATACTTACATCTGCTATTATGTGGATGTCCATCTTCTGACAGGTCTGGGTAGCCATGCCACGAAGTAATCCATCAAACACTTCATCCGACTCGATTATACTAGGTTTGAAGAAATTCTCTACTAAAGAAAGCGTCGTATTGACTTGGCGCGTGTTGTCTGTCAAGCTGAAAAACAAAGACATGTGCGttacaaaaagaaagttaaaaaatagagCAATACATTTCGCATTCTTATAACTCACTGTAGCTTTTCTTGCATCATAGAAGTCAAAAAACGCAGAGCAGCCGTTGCGACCTCGTTACTGACTGCTGGATCATCCTCGGAATTATAATTACGACTGTAAGTATCTCCAACGGTGAGCCCAACAGCCCGAGTGAACCTCTTGCCCAACAGTAAGGGCAACCACTCCTTGTAACTGATATGCTGAATTTCAGCAATTACTATTCGCCTAGCTTCTTGGTACAGTTTCTCATCTGACCAGGTGGGATTCAGTTCGCCAAGCTGGTCAGCGATTCGGTTATGCTCGCGATGCCAGACAGTGTGCAACACAGCTAACTGCGGATGTGTGTTTACGCGAGGATCACCTGCAATAAACATTTAGACCAAACGATTAACGTTAAGAGAAGAACCTTAGATGGATAATAGAGAGTAGAACCAAAAGCCAGAAGTACAGAATCAGAACATACTAGTATAGGTAATTACCAGAATTGTAACAGTTATCTGCACACCCAAACGAGATTTCCAAGCCTCCAACAGGCAAAAATTCATGACCATTGTCATTGTGAACTCGTAAACGTCCTCCTTCGAATATGCGCAGTTCACGAGATTTCGTCAAGGTAGAACCATAGATCATTGAGCCATCCAGAAAGTGACTCGCCTGATTCATCTATCAATCGAAAATTGTGGTTAATTCCTTTCATTATTGCTGAAAATCGTAACCAAATGCTTTATTATAGAGTCCACCGATGTTGATGACCAATGAACATCTTCAATAAAGTATTGTTTTGTCTTTAAGTTCATCTTCATTAGTATCACCAAGATACTAGATCACCAAATctaatagaaaaaagtttgttACCTGTTCTAATGGTCCAAACGTGCAGTCAGATCTGAGAACAGGCAACGATCGCACGTAGTTCATGCATCGAACATAATGCTCGCCATAAACAGGATCCTGATCGGATACTGTAATTGGGTAACAGTAAGGATGGACGTGTCGAGGAGACAATGTGTATCCGTCTGGTCGACAGCACGAAATTGGCTTTCCTGATGACACTAAAAACATAAGACAAATTGGTTACTATTATTACCTCGTTGCGTTGCAACTATTAATATGAACAATGGAAATGGATACACATGAGAGATAAGAagatttcataattattctgttaagaatattttttcactgTTGGTAACGCTTTTCtctagtttatattttaagtttttttttttgttctacatGACGCCGTTGGCAACACTGCGCTTAAAAGGATGTATGAGGTCGTGTATAagatgtacaataaataaagtatatcctttccaataaagtgcaaatgCGACACTGTGTATAagatgtacaataaataaagtatatatagaattaaataccTAAATACATCAGATTATGGACCCAGGCATTTTGAAAAGGCTAATAAAAggtaataaatataagtaaagtaaaaatggaacataaaaatagttttaatattgATCTACTCAAAGGGAGGTTCAGAGATGGTTCGAAGAGGAATttagagaagaaaattatactgATGGACAGCAGAATGCAAAACTGAAGGCAAGGAAGGAAGATAATATATGTAGATCCGTAATTGTGCAATGTATGCAAGATTCCTAAATTGATCTTGTTAGACAAATAGTTCTGCGGAAAACAGAGGGTTAAATGTTAAGTAATCATAGAATAAGTATGTAAATGTTATGCTAAAGAATAATGAAACAAGGAAAAGCGTTAAGAGAAgctgttaaaaatatttatataattctgcAGAAAAGAGAGggttaaatattaagtaatcATAGAATAAGTATGTAAGTCTTACACCAAAGAATAATGAAACATAGAAATGCGTTAAGAGAGGGtgttaagaatattttctcactGTTGGTAACACTTTTCTCTAGTTTATActttaagttttctttttgttctgGATGATGCCTTTAGTAACACTGTGCTTAAAAGGATGTATGAGGTACTGTGTAAGATGTACAATGAATAAagtattgggctgtctggaaagtccatgctgATTTTTAGTggggtacaggtctgaatatattggaatggctgaaaacaaataacacgtgtACATTCCTCAAAAGATGGAAAggttgtaaaacaaaatggtacatatataattcaataaatatacatcaaaattcaaatatgcctttgaattttttttaaaaatagaaatgaactTTCCAAACAACCCAATAGTAATTGTGTGATCAATTAAAAGTagctaattttttatttcagactTGGTGAAAATTGACATGTACAAGGTAGCCTAGAATTAAATTGGTAATCCTTCTGTCGTTCACTCGCAATGAAATGTTGACGTCATGAAAGTTTTGAGAAGGATATAGACTTCGGATAagaaatatgcctttgaatttttcttaaaaataggcatgaactttccggacaaaccaatatatatagaatttaatatctaaatacatcatattctAACAAATACTAACACTTACCCATTTTGCGTACTGGTGTGAAAGAAAGATCATTAGAAATGAACTGTCCCCATTGCACAACCGTCAGCGTTCTTTTGATATCCCACTGATTTTTCGGAGTCGACAGAGTCACGCTCACAGTCCTGACACCCGGTAGCGGTTGTTTCGCTTGTCCCATGTGCCTCGGCTCTTGAATCCCTGGTCGCCAAAATAAGCATTAGACAATCATACTTGACACAATCCTAGGTCGTCGAATCGGAGTAAATCTGTGCtacgtttcaaaaaatatcctTGGAAATATCACAATCAACCGATCATCCGCTCTGCACGATACAAACACGTGCCAGCGATTTTACTTGCTTACTCCTATTCGAATAACGTTTATGTCGGTTATGAGAGGATGATTTGGAACGTCGCTTTCAATAGCGAACGCTACTTTTACGTTTTTGATGATTTATTGAGCGAGAGAAACTCTAATGGAAATTATCCCGACATATGTTGACTCGATTACTCCGATTTCCACGAGATCCGCTGTATGTTCGTGTATAAAGATGTCCGTACAGCGCGAGAGCGAGCAACAATTTGCGCGTCTTCAACCGTTAATACGCGAGCCTAACCGCGCCTAATCAGTAACCGACTTCACCTAGCAGATTGGTCCCTGGTTCGACTGGCAAACAGTGGCTCTCGCGCTGCAGAGCACAAGTACAGAATACTTGGTTCTACTTCGACATGACGTTCTGATGCGTTATCGACGGAACGCGTTGAGAACGgaattctatttcttattcaaCTGATTAGTCATCAAACGTGCAACAATGACGATTGCTTAAACGATCACGTCGAGAACGCTCGCAGAAGGAATCAAGTGACTTATCTAAGTAGCTGATGAAGGTGTCCAAGCGAGAAAATCAAACTGGGAGTGTACTTTACAGCGACCAACGCTTCGGTAGATTATcattctgtaatattaatgaaaact
This window contains:
- the LOC128878793 gene encoding peroxidase-like isoform X4 produces the protein MAGSVATLAVLWISLQTMGFLGNSHTIVAYKLPVSLQNYLASYTGILSGLPMTNYPYEIVVDTGRFHNRRLLHIDEAVLNNSISFAQSLVDRMSTLERNIANAGVEVKAHTPAGKQFLDSYPSEDAFERGLDAIVAMKASSYLLHQSCRRFGLDKDECARYISTLSLQGTPLGSACLTFQTAACNARAKYRTIDGSCNNIENPSWGSAMTAYNRILFPQYFDGIQEPRHMGQAKQPLPGVRTVSVTLSTPKNQWDIKRTLTVVQWGQFISNDLSFTPVRKMVSSGKPISCCRPDGYTLSPRHVHPYCYPITVSDQDPVYGEHYVRCMNYVRSLPVLRSDCTFGPLEQMNQASHFLDGSMIYGSTLTKSRELRIFEGGRLRVHNDNGHEFLPVGGLEISFGCADNCYNSGDPRVNTHPQLAVLHTVWHREHNRIADQLGELNPTWSDEKLYQEARRIVIAEIQHISYKEWLPLLLGKRFTRAVGLTVGDTYSRNYNSEDDPAVSNEVATAALRFLTSMMQEKLHLTDNTRQVNTTLSLVENFFKPSIIESDEVFDGLLRGMATQTCQKMDIHIIADVTSRLFASKDDNNNLGLDAISLDIQRGRDHGLPGYNHYRKFCGLPAAKNFDDFLDYIPQEMIKKLRTLYAHPNDVDLIIGGMAERSADDGLLGPTFRCLIFEQFARTRRTDRYFYDSVFQPYPFTTEQMEEIQNVTLARIFCDNGNGITHMQPNVFLRPQPGNEMTSCTDFEAIPSVDLFAWAERAKAYR
- the LOC128878793 gene encoding peroxidase-like isoform X3, whose protein sequence is MFLVAPVDNNRWAYTMHGLEKPMDHVSAGSLMAGSVATLAVLWISLQTMGFLGNSHTIVAYKLPVSLQNYLASYTGLPMTNYPYEIVVDTGRFHNRRLLHIDEAVLNNSISFAQSLVDRMSTLERNIANAGVEVKAHTPAGKQFLDSYPSEDAFERGLDAIVAMKASSYLLHQSCRRFGLDKDECARYISTLSLQGTPLGSACLTFQTAACNARAKYRTIDGSCNNIENPSWGSAMTAYNRILFPQYFDGIQEPRHMGQAKQPLPGVRTVSVTLSTPKNQWDIKRTLTVVQWGQFISNDLSFTPVRKMVSSGKPISCCRPDGYTLSPRHVHPYCYPITVSDQDPVYGEHYVRCMNYVRSLPVLRSDCTFGPLEQMNQASHFLDGSMIYGSTLTKSRELRIFEGGRLRVHNDNGHEFLPVGGLEISFGCADNCYNSGDPRVNTHPQLAVLHTVWHREHNRIADQLGELNPTWSDEKLYQEARRIVIAEIQHISYKEWLPLLLGKRFTRAVGLTVGDTYSRNYNSEDDPAVSNEVATAALRFLTSMMQEKLHLTDNTRQVNTTLSLVENFFKPSIIESDEVFDGLLRGMATQTCQKMDIHIIADVTSRLFASKDDNNNLGLDAISLDIQRGRDHGLPGYNHYRKFCGLPAAKNFDDFLDYIPQEMIKKLRTLYAHPNDVDLIIGGMAERSADDGLLGPTFRCLIFEQFARTRRTDRYFYDSVFQPYPFTTEQMEEIQNVTLARIFCDNGNGITHMQPNVFLRPQPGNEMTSCTDFEAIPSVDLFAWAERAKAYR
- the LOC128878793 gene encoding peroxidase-like isoform X1; the protein is MFLVAPVDNNRWAYTMHGLEKPMDHVSAGSLMAGSVATLAVLWISLQTMGFLGNSHTIVAYKLPVSLQNYLASYTGILSGLPMTNYPYEIVVDTGRFHNRRLLHIDEAVLNNSISFAQSLVDRMSTLERNIANAGVEVKAHTPAGKQFLDSYPSEDAFERGLDAIVAMKASSYLLHQSCRRFGLDKDECARYISTLSLQGTPLGSACLTFQTAACNARAKYRTIDGSCNNIENPSWGSAMTAYNRILFPQYFDGIQEPRHMGQAKQPLPGVRTVSVTLSTPKNQWDIKRTLTVVQWGQFISNDLSFTPVRKMVSSGKPISCCRPDGYTLSPRHVHPYCYPITVSDQDPVYGEHYVRCMNYVRSLPVLRSDCTFGPLEQMNQASHFLDGSMIYGSTLTKSRELRIFEGGRLRVHNDNGHEFLPVGGLEISFGCADNCYNSGDPRVNTHPQLAVLHTVWHREHNRIADQLGELNPTWSDEKLYQEARRIVIAEIQHISYKEWLPLLLGKRFTRAVGLTVGDTYSRNYNSEDDPAVSNEVATAALRFLTSMMQEKLHLTDNTRQVNTTLSLVENFFKPSIIESDEVFDGLLRGMATQTCQKMDIHIIADVTSRLFASKDDNNNLGLDAISLDIQRGRDHGLPGYNHYRKFCGLPAAKNFDDFLDYIPQEMIKKLRTLYAHPNDVDLIIGGMAERSADDGLLGPTFRCLIFEQFARTRRTDRYFYDSVFQPYPFTTEQMEEIQNVTLARIFCDNGNGITHMQPNVFLRPQPGNEMTSCTDFEAIPSVDLFAWAERAKAYR
- the LOC128878793 gene encoding peroxidase-like isoform X2 gives rise to the protein MTMDVITFLYKNLRVEHFKKPYLAGSLMAGSVATLAVLWISLQTMGFLGNSHTIVAYKLPVSLQNYLASYTGILSGLPMTNYPYEIVVDTGRFHNRRLLHIDEAVLNNSISFAQSLVDRMSTLERNIANAGVEVKAHTPAGKQFLDSYPSEDAFERGLDAIVAMKASSYLLHQSCRRFGLDKDECARYISTLSLQGTPLGSACLTFQTAACNARAKYRTIDGSCNNIENPSWGSAMTAYNRILFPQYFDGIQEPRHMGQAKQPLPGVRTVSVTLSTPKNQWDIKRTLTVVQWGQFISNDLSFTPVRKMVSSGKPISCCRPDGYTLSPRHVHPYCYPITVSDQDPVYGEHYVRCMNYVRSLPVLRSDCTFGPLEQMNQASHFLDGSMIYGSTLTKSRELRIFEGGRLRVHNDNGHEFLPVGGLEISFGCADNCYNSGDPRVNTHPQLAVLHTVWHREHNRIADQLGELNPTWSDEKLYQEARRIVIAEIQHISYKEWLPLLLGKRFTRAVGLTVGDTYSRNYNSEDDPAVSNEVATAALRFLTSMMQEKLHLTDNTRQVNTTLSLVENFFKPSIIESDEVFDGLLRGMATQTCQKMDIHIIADVTSRLFASKDDNNNLGLDAISLDIQRGRDHGLPGYNHYRKFCGLPAAKNFDDFLDYIPQEMIKKLRTLYAHPNDVDLIIGGMAERSADDGLLGPTFRCLIFEQFARTRRTDRYFYDSVFQPYPFTTEQMEEIQNVTLARIFCDNGNGITHMQPNVFLRPQPGNEMTSCTDFEAIPSVDLFAWAERAKAYR